In Vibrio marisflavi CECT 7928, the following are encoded in one genomic region:
- the ubiD gene encoding 4-hydroxy-3-polyprenylbenzoate decarboxylase has translation MSFKDLRDFIDLLEKQGQLKRITHPVDPHYEMTEISDRTLRAKGPALLFENPIGYDIPVLTNLFGTPERVALGMGRNDVLELREVGKLLAYLKEPEPPKGFKDAIDKLPVFKQVLNMPAKRLRKAACQDIVWQGDEVDLDKIPVMSCWSDDVAPLLTWGLTITKGPHKKRQNLGIYRQQKLGKNKVIMRWLAHRGGALDLKDWMETNPGEPFPVSVAYGADPATILGAVTPVPDTLSEYAFAGLLRGSKTEVVKSVSNDLEVPASAEIVMEGYIDPEEFADEGPYGDHTGYYNEKEKHHVFTITHITMRKKPIYHSTYTGRPPDEPAVLGVALNEVFVPILQKQFPEIVDFYLPPEGCSYRMAVVTMKKQYPGHAKRVMMGVWSFLRQFMYTKFVIVCDEDVNARDWNDVIWAITTRMDPARDTVMIENTPIDSLDFASPVVGLGSKMGLDATNKLPGETQREWGIPIEKDPELVARIDKIWQELDIV, from the coding sequence CGCTAAGGGCGAAAGGTCCTGCATTATTGTTCGAAAATCCGATTGGCTACGATATTCCCGTTTTGACCAATTTATTTGGTACACCTGAGCGTGTTGCTCTTGGTATGGGAAGAAATGATGTGCTTGAGCTTCGAGAAGTCGGCAAACTTCTCGCTTATCTTAAAGAACCAGAGCCACCGAAAGGCTTTAAAGATGCCATAGATAAGTTACCTGTTTTCAAACAAGTGCTAAATATGCCTGCTAAGCGACTGCGTAAAGCTGCGTGCCAAGACATAGTCTGGCAAGGCGACGAAGTCGATCTAGACAAAATTCCTGTGATGAGCTGTTGGTCCGATGATGTTGCGCCACTGCTGACGTGGGGGCTAACCATCACTAAAGGACCACACAAGAAAAGGCAAAACCTTGGTATTTACCGCCAGCAAAAACTAGGTAAGAACAAGGTGATCATGCGCTGGCTTGCTCATCGAGGTGGCGCTTTGGATCTTAAAGACTGGATGGAAACCAATCCGGGTGAACCGTTTCCTGTGTCAGTGGCTTATGGTGCAGATCCTGCGACCATATTGGGTGCAGTTACTCCGGTGCCAGATACATTGTCTGAATACGCTTTTGCAGGTTTATTGCGTGGCAGTAAAACTGAAGTCGTTAAATCTGTAAGTAATGACTTGGAAGTGCCAGCCAGCGCAGAAATCGTGATGGAAGGATATATCGATCCGGAAGAGTTCGCTGATGAAGGCCCATACGGTGATCATACGGGGTATTACAATGAGAAAGAAAAACACCACGTGTTTACTATTACTCACATCACGATGCGCAAAAAGCCGATTTATCACAGCACTTATACTGGCCGTCCACCTGATGAGCCTGCGGTATTAGGTGTTGCACTTAACGAAGTGTTTGTACCTATATTGCAAAAGCAGTTCCCAGAAATTGTTGATTTTTATCTGCCACCAGAAGGCTGTTCGTATCGAATGGCTGTGGTTACGATGAAAAAGCAATATCCTGGTCATGCCAAACGAGTCATGATGGGAGTTTGGTCTTTCTTACGTCAGTTCATGTATACCAAGTTTGTCATTGTATGCGATGAAGACGTCAATGCGCGTGATTGGAATGACGTGATTTGGGCTATTACTACTCGTATGGACCCAGCTCGCGATACCGTAATGATAGAGAATACTCCGATTGATTCACTCGACTTTGCTTCGCCAGTTGTTGGTCTAGGTTCTAAAATGGGATTAGACGCGACAAATAAACTACCTGGTGAAACTCAACGAGAGTGGGGTATTCCAATCGAGAAAGACCCAGAATTAGTCGCAAGAATTGATAAAATCTGGCAAGAGCTAGATATTGTATAA
- the fre gene encoding NAD(P)H-flavin reductase yields the protein MSINCKVKSIQQLACNTYQILLHPEAPVEFKAGQYLMVEMGEKDKRPFSIASSPCRHQGELELHIGAFEHNTYAIEVVEKMQQALANNSDIVIDAPHGEAWIREESEHPLLLIAGGTGFSYVRSILDHCISQNKHNPIYLYWGAKNQNQLYAIEELKNISAQHSNVHFIPVIEDMNSEWAGKVGNVLQAISEDFESLSDFDIYIAGRFEMAGAARELFTQNKQANSDRMYADAFAFI from the coding sequence ATGTCTATTAATTGCAAAGTAAAGTCTATCCAGCAGTTAGCTTGTAACACTTATCAGATATTGCTGCACCCAGAAGCGCCTGTAGAGTTCAAAGCTGGACAATATTTGATGGTTGAAATGGGTGAAAAGGATAAGCGACCTTTTTCAATCGCAAGCAGCCCTTGCCGTCATCAAGGTGAGTTAGAACTTCATATCGGTGCTTTTGAGCACAATACGTATGCAATAGAAGTTGTTGAGAAGATGCAACAAGCTCTAGCAAACAATAGTGATATCGTAATCGATGCACCGCATGGCGAGGCATGGATTCGAGAGGAAAGCGAACATCCACTATTACTTATAGCGGGTGGAACAGGCTTTAGTTATGTGCGGTCTATACTTGACCATTGCATCAGTCAAAACAAGCACAACCCAATTTATCTATATTGGGGTGCTAAAAATCAAAATCAGCTTTATGCGATTGAAGAGTTGAAAAACATCTCCGCGCAACACAGCAATGTGCACTTCATACCCGTGATTGAAGATATGAATAGTGAATGGGCTGGTAAGGTCGGCAATGTATTGCAAGCTATAAGTGAGGACTTTGAATCTCTAAGCGATTTCGATATCTATATTGCTGGTCGATTTGAAATGGCTGGAGCGGCAAGAGAGCTGTTCACGCAGAACAAGCAAGCAAATAGTGATCGTATGTACGCAGACGCGTTTGCATTCATTTAG
- a CDS encoding NupC/NupG family nucleoside CNT transporter: MFFDLKKVIFFVVGVVVVLALAFLFSADKSGIKKRPILQMLVIELVLAWALMKTTVGLTIVGGINAFFVRLMDYAGQGTSFVFGDLAQKGHFVFYMNVLMPIIFISVLIGILRHFKILPVVIKYVGLGLSKVNGLGKLESFNAVSSLLVGQSENFIAIKQLIPHMTNQRMFTLSATAISTVSMSIVGSYMQMIEPRYVVTAILLNMFSTFIILSVINPYQLEEGQDLIVTSEDEKKQSFFEMLGEYIMDGFKVAVVVSAMLIGFVALIAAINSVFDMAFGITFQQLLGYAFSPVAYMLNIPWHQAAQAGAIMATKVVTNEFVAMIDLTHAKGLDHHTVGVISIFLVSFANFSSIGMISGAVKGLCSEKGDIVAKYGFKLVYSGFLVSLLSAVVAGLMIS, translated from the coding sequence ATGTTTTTTGACCTTAAAAAAGTAATATTTTTTGTTGTAGGTGTAGTAGTGGTACTCGCACTTGCGTTCCTTTTTAGTGCTGATAAATCTGGTATTAAAAAGCGCCCGATACTACAAATGCTAGTGATTGAACTAGTGCTAGCGTGGGCTTTGATGAAAACAACGGTTGGTTTGACTATTGTCGGTGGAATCAATGCGTTTTTCGTTAGGCTAATGGACTATGCAGGTCAGGGCACGAGCTTTGTGTTCGGCGATCTTGCACAAAAAGGGCATTTTGTCTTTTACATGAACGTACTGATGCCGATTATTTTTATTTCGGTACTGATCGGTATTCTGCGCCACTTTAAAATCTTACCAGTGGTTATCAAGTATGTTGGTCTAGGCCTAAGCAAAGTAAATGGTCTAGGGAAGCTAGAGTCATTTAATGCAGTAAGCTCTTTATTGGTTGGCCAATCTGAGAACTTCATTGCAATCAAGCAGCTGATTCCGCATATGACAAACCAGCGTATGTTCACTCTTTCTGCAACTGCGATTTCTACGGTTTCTATGTCAATCGTTGGTTCTTACATGCAGATGATTGAACCTCGTTATGTTGTGACTGCTATCTTGCTAAACATGTTCAGCACTTTCATCATTCTTTCTGTTATCAACCCTTATCAGTTGGAAGAAGGTCAAGATTTGATCGTGACTAGCGAAGATGAGAAAAAGCAAAGCTTCTTTGAAATGCTCGGTGAGTACATCATGGATGGTTTCAAAGTGGCGGTAGTCGTTTCTGCTATGTTGATTGGTTTCGTGGCATTGATTGCAGCGATCAACAGCGTGTTCGATATGGCCTTTGGCATTACCTTCCAACAACTACTAGGCTATGCATTCTCGCCTGTTGCTTACATGCTAAACATTCCTTGGCATCAAGCTGCACAAGCTGGCGCAATTATGGCAACTAAAGTGGTTACCAATGAGTTTGTTGCGATGATTGACCTTACACACGCGAAAGGACTTGATCATCACACTGTCGGCGTTATCTCAATTTTCCTAGTGTCTTTTGCTAACTTTAGCTCTATCGGCATGATTTCTGGCGCGGTGAAAGGATTGTGCTCCGAGAAAGGCGATATCGTAGCGAAGTACGGCTTCAAGCTGGTTTATAGCGGCTTCCTAGTAAGTTTGCTTTCAGCTGTTGTTGCGGGCCTAATGATTTCTTAA